The DNA region tgtttgggaggggccttagttcatatttgaagatatttatgtGAACAACGGAAAAAGTAAATGAAACCAATGCTTTCATGTGGCTGTTGATATTCAACAAAATATGCCTAAGGTAGACTTAAAGTAGAATAACCCCTTCTCTTGCCcacattgcttttattttttattttttattttcctaTAAATATTGCAGCCTATATAAGCGTAAGATATCAGTAACATAATTTTGTAGCAAAACACATTCCTTTCTCACTAATCAAAACCAAATTGATCAAAGTGTcaaaaacacaaagaaatatgaAGATGCCATCTTCTACTATACTTTCAGAAAAACTCATTAAACCCTCCTCTCCAACTCCTTCTACTCAAAGATGGcacaaactctctcttcttgATCAAGCCTTCAGCAATATTTACATTCCCTTTGCCTTTTTCTACACCAAAAAACAACTTGATTCTGTTTCAATTAATCCAACTCAAATATCTCATCTTCTTGAAAATTCATTATCTAAATTACTTGTATCATATTATCCATACGCTGGAAGACTTAAGGATAATACTATCGTCGATTGTAACGATGTCGGTGCTGATTTTTTACGTGTCGAAATTAATATCCCTATATCTCAAGCACTTCAAAAACATAATAATGTTATTGAAGAGATGGTATTTCCACAAGATTTACCTTGGTCAAATTGTACTAACCGTGGTTTAGTTGTTGCTCAACTTAGTTACTTCAATTGTGGAGGAATTGCTATTAGCTTGTGTATATCTCACAAAGTTGGAGATGGACATAGTAGTTACAATCTTTTTCATGATTGGGCCAAGATAACCCGTGAGCCCAATGGGCCAAAACCCGTTTTACAATATGTCCAAGAATCCATCTTCCCTCCACCTATTACTGGTACCCCTTTTTTATCTCCTGTTTGTACATCAAACAAAGAAGATTGCATTCAAAGAAAGTTCATTTTTCCAATCCAGAAACTTAACAAACTCAAGGCATTAATAGCTGCTACATCAAACGTTCAAAATCCGACACGCAATGAAGTTGTCAGTGCACTTATATTTAAGTGTATTGTTGCTGCAGTGAAAGTAGTTAACTCCGGTAAATCATTTCAACCATGGATCATGTCGCAATCTTTTGACTTGCGACATCAAATAGATTTGCCACCAAATAGTATTGGAAACATTCTGACGTCCACTTATATATCTATAGCCGCTGAGAAGTACATGACATTAGCAAATATAGTTACAGAAATGAGAAAGGAAAAGCAACGAGTTTGTGATCGAGATAATGTTGAAGATAATCTATTTCTTAAGAAGTTTCTGGAACTAGCAACAGAAGAGAAAAATTtcttaaaagttcaaaataatatgTGCAATTTTAGTAGCTTAGTGAAATTTCCAGTACATGAAATTGATTTTGGTTGGGGGAAACCTGCAAAAGTGAACATAGCAAACGGTTTACATAATAAGGTAGTTTTCTTGGTTGGTAACCTAAGTGGAGTAGATGCATTTGTTTCACTAAGTGCAAAAGTAATGTCTGTCTTTGAAAAGGAGAAGGAGCTTCTTGAATTTGCTGCAGCAGTTCCAACTTTTTAGAGAGGATCTTAGTATCTTCGGATTAATTCGGAGTAGCGACGGTTAAAGTTTGAAGTTTTGAAGTTTGCGGAGGATCTCATTCATCCCACTACAGCTCGGCTAGATCCCACTTTAGTTTGCTGTAGAGTTGTCTCCGAGGCTATAGGAATGTTGCGTATTGTTCTTCAATGTATGAATAAATCTTTAAGACGATAGAATTATcatttttttaattgaaaaaacttatCCGCGTGCAATGCAAAATGTATTGAGTTTCTAACATTTCCTTCCTTCTACTGGCGTGAACTGTCCTCcacaaaatattttctacttttcctttcctttccttttatTCTTTTATGTTCTTTTGTTTAATCACATTGGTATTCGCTGTCGGTTGCccttagtttttaaaaatatatgctCTTTTAACATATTTGAAGATACATATTCATTTGCAAATGGTAACTTTTCTATACACGTTTCGCGTAAAAAATACGTAAATTATCCCCTTAATTTGTCTCGAAAAGTCAATTGCGTATTCTAACTTTACAAGCAATCTCTTACCCCTATTTTTGTTTAAAATGGATGGTTTATACAATTTGATGGGCAAAGAAAGCGCAGgaatataaaatttattgaatcAAATTCAATAAATAATTGAATTATATACTACACCAAATAAATATTGCGTCCTAAGATAATTGGATTGATTAAGTTCAATATgtatagattaaataaataagtccaaATTTATTGGGCTAACCCATTTAATTGGACTACAAGTGATGAACTctctgtttacccgtaaaacggtacagttgaatttgttcgtggtttctagacaagtgaattaatttgatccaaaagtTAATGAAATAACtcatgaaatataaaatacttagccttagaatgtagaGGGAACGACAGAGCTGATGAGTCTGGGAAATGGTTTTCGGGCACaataatgatgagatcaaaagtgagaaaataaaattatattaaaatattgtatagaatgtagtgtaagttaGCCAGAAAATTCATCTCCATTACAATGATAACTCAGctctctatttatagctatgtctagggaagaaagtcctaggatcatgcccttctttaatgtcaattatgagggtcattgatgaagatgtaatgttagacataaatgccaaattccttgtaacgggTCATCATCCTTAATGCTGCAAAATATTATGTATTAAATGTTACCGGGCGCAAAGCATTTAATACTTCTTTTATGATTGTTATTTcttccggtgacaagcggaataGCTATGTTCGGTGGCCATCCCCATCTTGTGTTCCATGTGTCCTTCCTTTAAGCGGTCACGTGTCATGTCGTATCTTTccctatacagatagttcccCTGATTTCCGGTGACACAATTTTAAATTACCGGAAAGTCACTACAAGAAAGTATGGAATTTGCAACAATGTTTTAGCAACAACTATAGCATTGttggcaaaaaaaaaacaaatagcaATATCATAGAATTTTTAAACACAAATTTTTTTTTGTTAGCAAATATTATAATATTGTTGCTACATTCTATCATTTAGATAATTGATTTTAAATTAAACATATTGGCAACAACTTTTTTCCAACAATCACAGTGTTGTTGGCTTATTGTAATAAATGACAACAACTTGATAAAATTGTTGCTATTATCATAGAACTTTTAGCCATGACGTTTTCATTGTTACCAACTTTTTATATTCCTATTGTCATATTTATGGACAATatagtatttttaaaatataaatagaattggtagaaaatacttttttggcgggaattactataactcccttTGAAGTTTTTTGACAGTTGATTAGACGcatgtctctccgcatttaatgtcccgaacacgcgtcatcccacgattcaacacagcttttgccgattatcgaggtaatcatggcaaTGAATTTAGtcgccaaaattttacttatacgcatcatccTCCTCTTATGTACTTCATAATTTCTCAAACTTTTAACTCGCATCTCTATTTCCCAAGTTTTCTCTGATCTTCTTCGAACCAGAAATTTTCCTTCCTTCTATTCTAATGGCTTCCTCTTCAAAACGTGCTAGTTCTTCAAAGGGCAAGAACAAAACTGAGGATTCCGTTCCTCCAACagtgggttccatcatcccaaaaaggcttagtacttcgaagaattttgaagaaaaattttaTACTGCTAACCCTCGCACATGGGCTgttagtaggtacccttcttctattcgtccttccagtattcctgctgtgaaggaggACTGCCGCTGCACTGAGTTAGATATTATTACTTCTGATttatcggagcgagtgacccttcccaatgtaacgacccggtcggtcgttttgaatattataaccacgtttccccatttactgcttaatttatgctttacatttattatgtgacttgccgggggtaaTTGGTTCAGGTCCGAAGAGTTTtttgaatgatttggaacaccTAGTTTCAAGGTTTTGAAAtttagttgaaaaggttgaccagatgttgacgtatgtgtagtgacccggagaatttttgctaaggaaaaattaagattttgtggtgtcgaggtagatcaattagtacaaactCACCGCGGCTCGgacgttttgggttgaacaatgcaccggaaagtaaaggaagatttttggcggaaaaatgcatttctgcgatccattatgcgaccgcataatcactccgcgggccgcataatggtcgcaaaagTGAGGCAGAAGAGGGCCGGTTTGGATGAAATATGCGGTcgaatatgcgaccgcataactgttctgcggtcactatgcgaccgcagaacaagtatgcgggccgcatagtgaccgcatacacagacaaatATTTTCCAGTATTGGAcaccgattatgcgaccgatatgcggtccgcataaccattatgcggtcgcatatgcgaccgcagaatctcttccggagcttcatttttttgatttttataaacccggccccattcttataaaatactattgggggtcattttgaaagttttcatctgatattttaga from Nicotiana tabacum cultivar K326 chromosome 24, ASM71507v2, whole genome shotgun sequence includes:
- the LOC107809853 gene encoding acyltransferase Pun1-like, whose translation is MKMPSSTILSEKLIKPSSPTPSTQRWHKLSLLDQAFSNIYIPFAFFYTKKQLDSVSINPTQISHLLENSLSKLLVSYYPYAGRLKDNTIVDCNDVGADFLRVEINIPISQALQKHNNVIEEMVFPQDLPWSNCTNRGLVVAQLSYFNCGGIAISLCISHKVGDGHSSYNLFHDWAKITREPNGPKPVLQYVQESIFPPPITGTPFLSPVCTSNKEDCIQRKFIFPIQKLNKLKALIAATSNVQNPTRNEVVSALIFKCIVAAVKVVNSGKSFQPWIMSQSFDLRHQIDLPPNSIGNILTSTYISIAAEKYMTLANIVTEMRKEKQRVCDRDNVEDNLFLKKFLELATEEKNFLKVQNNMCNFSSLVKFPVHEIDFGWGKPAKVNIANGLHNKVVFLVGNLSGVDAFVSLSAKVMSVFEKEKELLEFAAAVPTF